Proteins found in one Brachypodium distachyon strain Bd21 chromosome 5, Brachypodium_distachyon_v3.0, whole genome shotgun sequence genomic segment:
- the LOC100832410 gene encoding oryzain alpha chain isoform X2: MRTTTPLMALLLLMLSLAAAATGMPIASSSGQIRSEEETRRMYAEWTAQHGSPITNEEEGRYEAFRDNLRYIDEHNAAADAGIHSFRLGLNRFAGLTNEEYRAAYLGLRLRSGAVGDLRKPSARYEAADGEALPESVDWREKGAVGKVKDQGRSCGSAWAFSAIAAVESINQIVTGELISLSEQELMDCDTSYNAGCDGGLMDDAFEFIISNGGIDTDEDYPYKARNDSCDANKRNRKAVTIDDYEDLRMNEKSLQKAVSNQPVSVAIEAGGRDFQLYKSGIFTGTCGTDLDHATTIVGYGSENGTDYWIVKESYGTSWGESGYARMERNIKETSGKCGIAMLPSYPVKNTVPTF; encoded by the exons ATGAGGACCACGACGCCTctcatggcgctgctgctcctgaTGCTGTCTCTGGCGGCCGCAGCGACAGGGATGCCAATCGCGTCCTCCTCCGGGCAGATCAGAAGCGAGGAGGAGACGCGGCGGATGTACGCGGAGTGGACGGCGCAGCACGGCAGCCCCATCACCAATGAGGAGGAGGGAAGGTACGAGGCGTTCAGGGACAACCTGCGGTACATCGACGAGCACAACGCCGCCGCAGACGCCGGGATCCACTCCTTCCGCCTCGGCCTCAACCGCTTCGCCGGCCTCACCAACGAGGAGTACCGCGCCGCCTACCTCGGGCTCAGGCTCCGGAGCGGGGCGGTGGGGGATCTGAGGAAGCCGAGCGCCCGGTACGAGGCGGCTGACGGCGAGGCGCTGCCGGAGTCCGTGGACTGGAGGGAGAAGGGGGCGGTTGGGAAGGTCAAGGACCAGGGCCGCAGCTGTG GGAGCGCATGGGCTTTCTCGGCAATTGCAGCTGTGGAAAGCATCAACCAGATTGTTACAGGCGAATTGATCTCTCTGTCCGAGCAAGAGCTGATGGACTGTGACACCTCATATAACGCGGGGTGCGATGGAGGCCTGATGGACGATGCGTTTGAGTTCATCATTAGCAATGGTGGAATCGACACCGATGAGGACTACCCTTACAAGGCGAGGAATGACAGTTGCGATGCTAACAAG AGGAACAGGAAGGCTGTTACAATAGATGACTATGAGGACTTACGCATGAACGAAAAGAGCCTGCAGAAGGCAGTTTCAAACCAGCCTGTCAGTGTTGCAATTGAAGCTGGTGGCAGAGACTTCCAACTCTACAAATCG GGTATCTTCACGGGAACATGTGGAACAGATCTTGACCATGCTACCACCATCGTTGGCTATGGCTCAGAAAACGGCACGGACTACTGGATTGTGAAGGAATCTTATGGCACCAGCTGGGGTGAATCTGGCTATGCCCGGATGGAGCGCAACATCAAGGAAACCAGTGGCAAATGTGGCATCGCCATGCTGCCTTCCTACCCTGTCAAGAACACTGTCCCAACG TTTTGA
- the LOC100832410 gene encoding oryzain alpha chain isoform X1 — translation MRTTTPLMALLLLMLSLAAAATGMPIASSSGQIRSEEETRRMYAEWTAQHGSPITNEEEGRYEAFRDNLRYIDEHNAAADAGIHSFRLGLNRFAGLTNEEYRAAYLGLRLRSGAVGDLRKPSARYEAADGEALPESVDWREKGAVGKVKDQGRSCGSAWAFSAIAAVESINQIVTGELISLSEQELMDCDTSYNAGCDGGLMDDAFEFIISNGGIDTDEDYPYKARNDSCDANKRNRKAVTIDDYEDLRMNEKSLQKAVSNQPVSVAIEAGGRDFQLYKSGIFTGTCGTDLDHATTIVGYGSENGTDYWIVKESYGTSWGESGYARMERNIKETSGKCGIAMLPSYPVKNTVPTGERSSA, via the exons ATGAGGACCACGACGCCTctcatggcgctgctgctcctgaTGCTGTCTCTGGCGGCCGCAGCGACAGGGATGCCAATCGCGTCCTCCTCCGGGCAGATCAGAAGCGAGGAGGAGACGCGGCGGATGTACGCGGAGTGGACGGCGCAGCACGGCAGCCCCATCACCAATGAGGAGGAGGGAAGGTACGAGGCGTTCAGGGACAACCTGCGGTACATCGACGAGCACAACGCCGCCGCAGACGCCGGGATCCACTCCTTCCGCCTCGGCCTCAACCGCTTCGCCGGCCTCACCAACGAGGAGTACCGCGCCGCCTACCTCGGGCTCAGGCTCCGGAGCGGGGCGGTGGGGGATCTGAGGAAGCCGAGCGCCCGGTACGAGGCGGCTGACGGCGAGGCGCTGCCGGAGTCCGTGGACTGGAGGGAGAAGGGGGCGGTTGGGAAGGTCAAGGACCAGGGCCGCAGCTGTG GGAGCGCATGGGCTTTCTCGGCAATTGCAGCTGTGGAAAGCATCAACCAGATTGTTACAGGCGAATTGATCTCTCTGTCCGAGCAAGAGCTGATGGACTGTGACACCTCATATAACGCGGGGTGCGATGGAGGCCTGATGGACGATGCGTTTGAGTTCATCATTAGCAATGGTGGAATCGACACCGATGAGGACTACCCTTACAAGGCGAGGAATGACAGTTGCGATGCTAACAAG AGGAACAGGAAGGCTGTTACAATAGATGACTATGAGGACTTACGCATGAACGAAAAGAGCCTGCAGAAGGCAGTTTCAAACCAGCCTGTCAGTGTTGCAATTGAAGCTGGTGGCAGAGACTTCCAACTCTACAAATCG GGTATCTTCACGGGAACATGTGGAACAGATCTTGACCATGCTACCACCATCGTTGGCTATGGCTCAGAAAACGGCACGGACTACTGGATTGTGAAGGAATCTTATGGCACCAGCTGGGGTGAATCTGGCTATGCCCGGATGGAGCGCAACATCAAGGAAACCAGTGGCAAATGTGGCATCGCCATGCTGCCTTCCTACCCTGTCAAGAACACTGTCCCAACG GGTGAGAGGAGCAGCGCGTAA
- the LOC106865545 gene encoding GDSL esterase/lipase At5g03610 — MNNHTSCDERGNSIASIHNKRLEEKLSHLGKSVLILDLNSAFNAVIADTTDSPVAEPFTSKLTPCCEPSDPNGLCGDRDDDEDGMFAYTLDTDNVQSYFYWDEMNPTHAGWEAVMSQLEYSIKDFLGIRVG; from the exons ATGAACAACCACACCAGCTGCGACGAACGCGGCAACTCCATCGCGTCCATCCACAACAAACGTCTGGAAGAGAAGCTGAGCCATTTGGGCAAATCCGTCCTCATACTCGATCTCAACTCGGCCTTCAACGCCGTCATCGCTGACACCACCG ACTCGCCAGTGGCGGAGCCGTTCACGAGCAAGCTGACGCCGTGCTGCGAGCCCAGTGATCCCAATGGATTATGTGGAGATCGGGATGACGATGAAGACGGCATGTTCGCCTACACGCTGGACACTGATAACGTCCAAAGCTATTTCTACTGGGACGAGATGAACCCCACGCATGCAGGCTGGGAGGCCGTCATGAGCCAGCTTGAATACTCCATCAAGGACTTCCTCGGCATCAGGGTGGGCTAG
- the LOC100834754 gene encoding GDSL esterase/lipase At5g03610, whose translation MEAPAKIISFFCLLLVLQATRVESRKNYWFNMFNFGDSFADTGNTPKSGDRLSRAWHYPFGISYKDYNGNPGGNKPTGRFSDYMIQPDLIARMLRIHSAPPAYKQSGYLCHPYGMTFAAAGASVFEAPENNGVFVPTLSQQINKFQDLLRTGFISSTRLEGAVLLVAISAGNDYLPKIHLMDESISSIAPYVENVTSEIARNVERLRNLGAKKILLNNMPPLGCTPRHARLSNYAGCDGHGNFLASVHNDNLQVKLGINTDVHIVDLYSAFTNITSQLTNDTASPVSDQFTTKLAPACEAKDPKGYCGLRDDESNYLYTLDADQVEKHFYWDDMHPTSAGWEAVMKQLEEPIKYFLDH comes from the exons ATGGAGGCCCCAGCGAAGATCATCTCTTTCTTCTGCCTCCTGCTTGTTCTCCAAG CTACTCGTGTGGAGTCTAGGAAGAACTACTGGTTCAACATGTTCAATTTCGGGGATTCGTTTGCGGACACCGGGAACACCCCCAAGTCCGGCGATCGCCTGTCGCGTGCTTGGCACTACCCCTTCGGAATCTCCTACAAGGACTACAACGGAAACCCTGGCGGCAACAAACCTACCGGCCGATTCTCCGACTACATGATCCAACCCGATCTCATCG CTAGGATGTTGCGGATCCATTCAGCTCCTCCAGCGTACAAGCAGTCGGGCTACTTATGCCACCCCTACGGCATGACcttcgcggccgccggcgccagcgtGTTCGAGGCGCCGGAGAATAACGGCGTGTTCGTGCCGACCCTTTCCCAGCAGATCAACAAGTTCCAAGACCTGTTGAGGACTGGATTCATATCGTCCACGCGCCTCGAAGGCGCCGTGCTGCTCGTCGCCATCTCGGCCGGCAACGACTACCTGCCCAAGATCCACCTCATGGACGAGTCCATCAGCAGT ATCGCCCCTTATGTTGAGAACGTGACGAGCGAGATTGCGAGGAACGTGGAGCGGCTGCGGAATCTGGGGGCCAAGAAGATCCTGCTGAACAACATGCCCCCTCTCGGGTGCACGCCTCGGCACGCCAGGCTGAGCAACTACGCCGGCTGCGATGGCCACGGCAACTTCCTCGCCTCCGTCCACAACGACAACCTGCAAGTGAAGCTGGGAATAAACACCGACGTCCACATTGTCGACCTCTATTCGGCCTTCACCAACATCACCAGCCAGCTCACAAACGATACCG CTTCGCCGGTGTCGGACCAGTTTACGACGAAGCTGGCGCCGGCCTGCGAGGCCAAGGATCCCAAGGGGTACTGTGGGCTGAGAGATGACGAATCCAATTACTTGTACACTCTGGACGCAGATCAGGTCGAGAAGCACTTCTACTGGGACGACATGCACCCGACGAGTGCAGGATGGGAGGCTGTCATGAAGCAGCTGGAAGAGCCCATCAAGTACTTCCTAGATCACTAG